The following nucleotide sequence is from Halococcus salsus.
CATCAGGGAATGTACGCGGATCTAGATGCGAACAACCGCCTCGTGCGCTTCGGCGATCAGGTCGCCGAGTCGGTCGAACTGGACACTGACGGGACGACCAGCACGACTCAGTTGACCGGTCAGAGTGAGGAGACGTACAAGGGTGAGGAACTCACCGTCGAGTGGCTTCTAAATCGATACAACCTCGCGCTTGCGCAGGCGGTACTCTACGATGCGACCGAATTGCGGATTCGGGTCTGGGACCATTTTGCGACAATATTCAGCTATGTGAAGCTGTTCGGGCTGATGCACCGAATCTATCCGATCGATGAGCGCGGCGAGCGCGTCTCGAGCACCGATCTCGCGGAGGGGTACGAGGCGATCTTGGACGGCCCGGCCTCGCTGTTCCGGCAGTCGCGCAAGTACGGCATCCGAATGGCGAATTTCCTGCCTGCGTTACCTCACTGCGAGCGGTGGGACCTCACGGCGGAGATTCTCACTGACGAGTCAGCCAACGAGACGCGGAAGTTGACGCTGGATCAGACGACGGGACTCCAAACACACTACAGCGCAGGCAGTCAGTACGACAGCGATCTCGAACGAACGCTCGCCACCAAGTGGGAGCGGGCGAACACGGAATGGGAGTTGGTCCGTGAGGATGACGTGATCGATCTGGGAGCGGAGGTGCTGTTACCGGACTTCGCGCTCGAACATCCAGACGGCCGACGGGCGATTCTGGAGATAGTGGGCTTCTGGACGCCCGAATACCTCGACGAGAAGCTCTCCAAGATTCGTCAGGTCGATGTGGAGAATCTGGTCTTAGCGGTCTCGGAAAATCTCGACTGCACGAGCGAGGACATCGACCTCGGGGCTGACCGAGTGCTCTGGTTCAAGACTGGCATCCACGTTTACGATGTGGTTGATCTTGTCGAGGAGTATGCAGCACAGGCACACTCTGTTGGACCCTGAGTAGAGACGGTCCCAGTACACACTCCCATCAAACCCTGTTTGCGGGCCCTAAGAGGATGTCATAGAACGGTTGGCTGATATTCAGCCAGCACCAGAGAACCCGCTACTGCCGAGACCGAATAGGAGGCTTCTATTGAATCCGCAGAGGGCGAAAGGATTCACGGTTTGACGGCCTGTTCGACGTTGTAGACGGCGGCGGTGAGCGAGATTTCACGGAATTGGCGATACCACGCTCGCGCCCGGATGGCGGAGCCGTACGAGCGCTTGATCACCGATCGAACGCTGGTGGTAGCGTTCGGTCTCGATGCGCGTGTTGTGCGCGTGAACGATGCGAAGACACGGTGTTTGATGAGCGGACAAACGCCTTTGGCTCGGAGAGCCTCGCGGAAGCACATATCGTCGTAGCCTTGTCGGCGGCCAAACTGAGCAGGTCTCCGAGGTTCATGGACGTCTTCGCTACGACCTGCTCGCTTCTCAAGCCACCTCATCTAGACAGTGTGCTGTCAGCGGTACTATAACCTACCCGACAAAACCTATGGTACAGCACTCACCGCACCACAGGACGTAATTGACTGGGCAACACTACCCAGCGTCTGCTTGTCGGGTGACTCATGGTGGCGGAGAGTAATCTTCATCCGAATCAGATGTCGCCTACGGTACCTCAGCCTGAATTATCTAATCCTTCCTCTTGATACTTCTCCCAATCGATATCTTCGTCAATCATCCACCGAAATGCCTGTAATGCCGCAATACCATCGTCTGTGAGACTGAGAACCTTGTTCCTCCCCTGTTTCGCTTCCTGAACCCATCCTCGTTCCTTTAAGGGCTCCACGATGTTTGTATCTAACAAGCGATACTTACCTTTGCTTTCCACATTTTGCCGGATATACGCTAAACTCTCCTTCTCACTGAAATGGATGACTTCACCCTTCGTCGGTGGTCCTTCATACTTGGTCCAGGTATCAATAAATTCGAGCACACTCACCTGCTCCTTATCCGGTGCATCGATCGGGTACTTCGGAAGATTATCCACATCTATGATCGAACTTGGATCATCAGTATAATCCTCCGCCTTCACGTAGTACGTATTTGCTCCCAGCACCATTGACGCGATCATTCCGGCAACCGCTGTTACCTTGCTGCCAGTAGAAATGTTCACATAAACATCATCGTCAGCGTGCGTCGAAATGACTTCAGCGATAGTGCCAAGCGACGAATATAGATCAAAAATATCGCAGTATACCTCCTCATGGCTGATACCGCGCTCATCAAGCGCCTCTATTACACGGTTCCATTTATGCCGCCCCTTACTATCCTCCGCGTCTTCCTCATGACCGATCAAAACAACGCGATCAGCCCGAAAGTGCTCTGCGGGGGTGACAATCCGCTCGTACTCGTATCCAACCGGCATAACATGCACGCGTTCACGAACGTCCCAGTCCATGCTCCCACCTACTAATCGCTGGTACAAAAGTCACGTGGTTGTCGTACTATCGTACTATTATAGTACGGTAGCACCGTGATTGTG
It contains:
- a CDS encoding DUF790 family protein, encoding MLTADLARSRTSDGEVTPLFIDPDDARYRETASELIELFETHVGEPKADLDTAIDQLTVADTDYKIIQGLAKLLRDECDFETVAAAEPREIRQCLFEHANDSYPIVRQPTLGEDTQKLDVYMAVADDLGISLAECHQGMYADLDANNRLVRFGDQVAESVELDTDGTTSTTQLTGQSEETYKGEELTVEWLLNRYNLALAQAVLYDATELRIRVWDHFATIFSYVKLFGLMHRIYPIDERGERVSSTDLAEGYEAILDGPASLFRQSRKYGIRMANFLPALPHCERWDLTAEILTDESANETRKLTLDQTTGLQTHYSAGSQYDSDLERTLATKWERANTEWELVREDDVIDLGAEVLLPDFALEHPDGRRAILEIVGFWTPEYLDEKLSKIRQVDVENLVLAVSENLDCTSEDIDLGADRVLWFKTGIHVYDVVDLVEEYAAQAHSVGP
- a CDS encoding DUF6293 family protein, with product MDWDVRERVHVMPVGYEYERIVTPAEHFRADRVVLIGHEEDAEDSKGRHKWNRVIEALDERGISHEEVYCDIFDLYSSLGTIAEVISTHADDDVYVNISTGSKVTAVAGMIASMVLGANTYYVKAEDYTDDPSSIIDVDNLPKYPIDAPDKEQVSVLEFIDTWTKYEGPPTKGEVIHFSEKESLAYIRQNVESKGKYRLLDTNIVEPLKERGWVQEAKQGRNKVLSLTDDGIAALQAFRWMIDEDIDWEKYQEEGLDNSG